Part of the Falco cherrug isolate bFalChe1 chromosome 6, bFalChe1.pri, whole genome shotgun sequence genome is shown below.
GAGCtatggaggaggaaaggaattGCCAAGTCCCCACACAAACTCTGAAGaagtgtttaagaggcattttaCCTGAACCACAGAGAAATGCATCATAGCCTGCCTCATGAGGACATTTCTTCTCAGCTGTAAGTGTccagcaaaaacaaaaaggaatgaaCACCTTTAGCACACTGAGTATACTGCTCCACTGCAGAATCCTAACATTCATAAGATCCACTGTTGTGTTTTGGAGGTGTGTGTCCCCTCTCAGCAGTCTCCTTCCTCGCCCTCAAACCTTTACACCCAACAAAGTCTATGCTTCTGCCAcgcattttaaaattataccaACACAAAGGCAGCAGTTACATGAATGTCTGAAAAGCTTAGTGAGATGACCATTAAAAAAACTGTAGCTTTTATAAGGATCTAAAGAAAACTGTGTTGTATATGTTATTGATGGTATGGGAACCATTTCAATACAGAGCAGGCCCTGCACTGCAGGACACCTTGCTGCCATGAGAAGCCACGAAATGTCTGCCTTGCAGCCAGTATCACACCACATACTGAACACAACCTCCTGTACATGAACCACTGAGCTTCTGCTACTTTCCAGGACCTCCCTGCCTTTAAGCTCCTACTACTTTCCATTCTAGGactgctgcttcccacctccCCTTGCCCCTTCCAAGCCCAACTTAGCAACATGATGTAAACCTGCCCTACATTACCCTCAGCAGCTACCAGGGACATGCAGAATACATGACATTTTGGGAGCCCAGGCTTTGGGTCTGGACAAAAATGTGTGCAAATTCAGTAGACCCACTGGCACTCACTCATGCCTTGCATGTGGATATCCACAGGGTACAACAAACCCCTTTTTAGCTACCTGACTTTGAAGATCTGCTTACGAACATACCATATCTTGAGCAGTCACTTGCAGGAGTTATCACTGGGCATGCTGAATCTTTGGAATTCAGGTTGCTGCTGAAGACAAGTGGGTGTATAAGATTTTTGCCTTTCCTCAGTACGTTATAGACAAGTTACTGTTCTCTAGTGACCTCTGActtcacttcagaaaaagctaCTGAAGACTTTAAAAGGAACTTCGGTAGTATTCTATGAAAAGGCTAGGATACTTGAAAACTAACTCTTAAATACTTCCTCAGTCTCTTCCCCTAGTCAAACCTTCTAAGCTGCAAATCTGCTCTAACTGCATACAAAAAGTGTCAGCCAAACTAAAAATCAATGGAAAACTCCAAGGAAAGGAGGTGACTAGATGGTTCTGAAATTGCGTTCATGTCAAATTtgctaagaaaagcaaaattttgccAGTTTCCCCTCATCCCTCTATTCCCAAGAAGGAGATACAAAATTAGTGCTTATAAATATAGTACTGGGATTctgaggtgttttttctttgtttgtttttagcaaTTTATCTACAAGggaagcacaaaaccaaaaaaaaacaaccaaacaaacaaacaaaaaaaaaaaaaaagagaactctTCTACCACATCATGGCACACACTCTGTTTGAACATCGTAATTAGTTACTGCTTTGGGCTCAGTGCAGCCATTTCTTGGGAGCTGTCATTTGCAATTAGGGTGTATTTTCACTGAGACCTGAAACTCACTCATTTCCTAACACAACATAAGCAACATACAACTTCAGAGTCAAGGCTGTCTGCGAGCCAAACTCATGACAAATGAACTACCAGTGGTACAATATGAAAAGCGACTtagaacaaataatttatttcacaatTACTTTACAAGACAGATGAGCaaatcttttgcttttaaatttagaaaaacaagaaaccagctgaaaaacatTTGGGAGGAGGGAAAGTACAGAATACGTGAAATAACTGACTTTGAAATATCTTTcccaagaaaacaaagggaTTGTTGAAGGCTTTATATCCCACCACTTACCTACACAAAACTGAATATATCTCCAAAAGATTAGATACTCGAGGAAATGGATGCTTCTGTAAAAGAAGAACGTATTAGAAAACCGACCAAGACAGACCTCATGGTAAGTGAACTCATCTGCTGGTACTGCCGATTCATTAAATGAGAACTAAAATCAGAATGTCTCAGGGCAACAATCACAGTTCTGTAACCACAGAGCACTGAGGAAAGATATCCTCTCTTTTGGGCGAAAGACAAGCATTACCTCCAAATGTAAAGACCTTCACATCTTACCTTCCAGACAGATTTTGTTACAGTCTTGGTGTCTATGAGGACAGGAAACAGGTTgtgaatgtttcttttaaactcctcatagctttctgaaagcaaaacacatgTGAAGAAAGACAGCATAGAACTGAGGGAAAGCCAATGGTATTGCAAATGAGTAAAAAAAGAGAGGTGAAGCCAGAGCAACAACGTACTGCTCCAACAGTTAAAGCTCCGAAGAGGCAACTAGTACTGCTGCTTGCCAAGCACTGTGGGTGGCAAGTGACCACTGCCGCATCCCCattgcaaaggcagcagcctggggacagcacCTATGTACAGCATTACCTGGAAGGGGCTTGTAGAACTTGTCATGAAGATGCATAAGGTCCATAAGCATGTTATGTCCCACCAGGGGCTAtgggaaaaatacaaacataacAGCCCATTGGAGCatatttttgaagaaagctCAGAGACAACCAGCTCTCATGCTCAACACACTCAACAGCTATAACCCTTTCCTCTGGCAGACAGCATCCACACACTCACCCAGTCATTCAGGCTGCAAGGCTCACAGGAAGAttactgctttcagaaaataagacTTGTGGATTCACGGAGTGgagtattttttccagaagcatTCTATTTTCAGTGGACCTAAGGAGCTAGGTGGATTCATAGTTCAACTGAACGCTGGTAAAAACCTTCCAGCGATCACATTTATAAGCTCACTCACAAAGGCAGGGACAGCCTTTGCCTGCACATCACACAGTCTTCTGAAGCTGAGATTCATTCAATCATCTGCATACAGAACAGAAGAATTCCCACATATAATCAGACCAATGGTCCACTGGGTTCAATAAACTGGTCTGtcacatgctgaaaaaaaagagtaacttGCCCAAAAGGCAAGAATCTGCTCAGCTTCCTTAGATGGTGATTCATGCTGTGTAACACAAGGATTTTTAACATTGCAGACTCCTGCATTTTCtcaaatgaaataagaaatacattGCAGAATGGGTTCTGGTTCCCTCTCCCCTGGCTGCACTTGGATTGCAGCAGTAATAGAAAAGTAACACAGGGAAATCAAGTGTTTGGATCCGTAATTCTGAGCATGCTTTGGGAGCGGGACCTGGTCAGTAAGAAGATGAAATGTTTAACACTCATTTTTCCTAACCATGACTGCAACGTAAGTATTCATCTCGGTTTTACTGACAACCGGACAGGATGGTCACACCGAATGAGGTGAGTCGTTTAATACAAATTACTACTTTATCTTTTATCATCCCTCTACATCCAGTGTAGCAGAATAAGGAAGAGAGTTAAAATGGGATTAGGGATAAGGTATTTTACCTTCTTGGCTTTAACAAGTGTCTGGAAGAGGTTAGTGAAGCCCCGGGCAGATAGGAGAATGAGCTCCTTCCGGCAGGAGTCATAAGGAGAGTTCTCCAGAAGCCAACGATGCTGTGGACTCACTTTTTTCACCATTACCTGAAAAGAACAGTTATTGGGTATCTCAGCATCCCATGCTAGTTGTATGTACATTGCTTACTGGGGTTCAGTAATGCTGAGGACAAGTTCAGCTTGTAGGCTATGAAGGATGGAGAAATAGTGCATCCCCCTGGGAGCACAGGACTGTCTCACTTCTCTTTCGTATGGAGACCAGTGCTCCAGTAACAGAAGAGACCTGCTATAAGGGTGTCTTattaatgcttctttttttaagaggaCAGTTCCTACCACAGGCTTTTTTGGAGCACAAACAAACATAATTCAATGTAACTTGATACAAATATGGTAAGTTGGTAAGTTCATGGCACCAGAAAACCCGCCAGCAATCACATAAACCGAGTCCCCAAAGGCTACACTTCAGATGAGAAGGTTGAGTAAATCTGTCACTCTGTTGACACTGGTTATCAGACCAAAATAGTaccaatgaagaaaaaaaaaatacctccaTGATCTACTTTAAGCAACTGACTGGTAACATACTCATACAACATTTTGAGAAGTCCACAGCCATAgatttaattcagaaaaaaatgcaccaaaTGTAAAATAGCAATAGCAAAACAGCAAGCCACAGAACAGACAGAGTACAAGCCTTCAAAGCAACTACATGGCAAAAGTcatcaaaggaaaaacaccaaaaaaaaggctACAAACTGTACATTCTTGTAGAGGTATTGAAAGAGAGATCTAGCAAGGTCTGGAGACACAGAGAGGGTCCCCTCCAGAAGTGCCCCAAGGACAAGCACTTCCAGCTCAAGGTATTTTGTGGCTACAGGACAAACAGAAACCAAAGTTACTGAGTTTTCCGGATTTCTTTTCTTGGGATCCCATAATGAACAGTTCCCAGAACATTCTTTTGTCACAGTCTTCTCCTCCTGGACCCtatcattaaaagcaaaagcaacattTCAAGGTCCCTGCAAGAATGCCAGTCCTATCTGTCTAGATAGAAACCCTCTTTTCAAAAGGTCCACATCTCCATCTCACCTTCTTGTCTCCAAGAGGTTGTGTCCAAACATTTTGGAGAGCTTGTCTCAGAACCAGCTGAACTTCAAACACCTGATAGCCtgagacaaaagagaaaaaaagaaaagtaaaaacttcATAGGTACAGACAAGCCTATTTAGGAAACCACATTTTTCTAGGCAGGACTGACCAGATGCTTCTCCCCCACTGTACATACAGCATATACTCCCGAATGTATGATCTTGGTACATTGCCATACATgatgacagcaaaaaaaacccaaacaaacaaacaaaatccccacaaacaaacaagaaacaccaccccaccccattcccagaaaaaaactacaaacaaatgaaacaaaaacaaaacaaaaaaaaaaaaaacaaacaacaaaaaaggtcaCAGCAATAATAAGCTTTAGCAAGgacacagaggaaaggaaaagactaactgaaaaagaagagggaCGAAGACTACTATCACAAAAAAGACCATCTGTGATTTTGGAAGGTTTCGGTGCAACACACACAGAAGCCAAGCATGTATTAGagggaaaaatgcatttccccCCACAGATGATAAGGAACTAGCCCAGTCCCCTTCTGAACAGCATTCAAAAAAGACACCTTAATTAGTCTTACTGTTTACTTAATAGTCTGTCTTGTCACAGGTGCTCACCATTGCCAGACCCTATTAAAATATTAGTATCATATCTACTACAGCTGAAAAAGCagatacaaaacacagcacactCTCCAACCCCTGTATTTCAcactctgcaaaaaaaaaaacccaacagacaaAACCTTAAATACTTTCTGTCCTTCGTaaccttttctgtattttattcccTGATCTAGAGTGTCAAGATTTGGTTTCTGTGAGCAAACCTACAAACTCTTTCTCTGCTACAATTCCCTGTCCCTCAGCTCTATAGTGCACTGGCATATATAACTCCTTGATGCTCCACATGAGACAGAACAAACTCTGAAAGGAGACCTGCTGTTCACTtctccaaggagaaaaaaaaacaaaaaccagaccACCCAGGatttaaaacaagtttaaaaGTTTTCCTGATTCAGAACAACTACAAATTCTTCAGTTCCTGCTCAGAAGAAGCACAAAATGGAAGTCAGTTACCAAAAAGCATGGTCCAAGTACCTAGACATTCACTTCACTATAGGAAAACTCACCACCCCAGTGGAGCAGAAAGGCAGAGCCCAGAGCTGAATGCTgacaggagcagaggcagagacagGGCAAAGAGTTGTAAGAGCAGGATGGGCACAGGTGCCCATCTCAACAGGTTCTCTCTCAACAGAGCTGTTTAACAGAAGAGGTAGCGAAGGACAGTAGCAGCCCCAGAGGTTCAGGAGATGTGATAAAGCCACTCAGAGCCCACAGATGCCCAAGGGAGGCACCCCGTTTCATACCGCTCAGATCCTGCAGAATCAGagtctcctcttcctctgctgcacCCACCCAACAGGTCACTTCATCAATAGCTTTCTTCAGCACATCCCTGTTCACAACACTAAAGCAGGATCAGGTGGAAAGAGGCAAAGCGTGAGAAAGAGCTCTTTACCATATACTTTGCTGTGGGAATGCAAAAGCATCACTTCCCAACATTCACCCAATTCTCCAGACTACATCCTGTGATCTCAGTCTTCCTTTGGAGAGACCACAGTGTGCTGGAAATGCTGGTGACAAGACATTCAGGCCAATAGGCTTTAATATTTCTACAGAACGCGATCCTAGTGAAGGTAAGCTGTCAACACAGTCAGTACTGAGGACCCACCTCTCTAAATAGTGCTCACCTGCTGATGTTCCAGCTACCCGCTAAGAGATGCTGGCTAAAGATCTTCTCCTGTACCTCATTCATGTATGGGATTCCATCTTTGAGGAActgaggtggggggggggggggaaaaagctaGGCTGGTTACTCTCCCTTGGACTTTCTTGCAGCAAATCAGAGAACAGCAGGTTAGCCAGGTCCAAAACCTGCATATACTTCAAAGATGCTGCTGTGCCTCATTCTCAGAATATCCTCTTCAAAAATATAAACTGTAGGTAATCCAAGATGCATTCTTACATAAAGGAAGCATGTTTAGatatggaggaaagaaaaggatttttgtcaactgtaatattattttttttgctctgcttttacCTTTCCTTCAATGAGATACTTCAAGGGTCAAAATACCGATACCAAAAAGTCAGAGACAAAACTCTAATTCTTAGTTTGGAGTTTTAGACAGCAGGCGTTCTTTATTTTTGGCACCAGATGCATGGGGGACGACATGCCCAACATGCATACTGACTCTCTTCACTGTTTATCTTTATATGGCCGATCTACGCACATTAATGACATTTCGGAGAAACGATTAGCATATTCATTACAGTTCCAAGAACTACTTATCATATCTACACCCTTACTACGCATGTGTGGCCTAACGGGTCAGGGGTCCTCCAGTGGTTGTTTGGGATATCTTTATCCGTTCTTCATTCTCctctttgtcatcttcctcttcttatTCTTTTCATGACCTTCCATTCTTCTGGCCCTCTTTCAGCACTCTGGGGTCACATCTTGGTTTCAGACTGGTTCTTATCTACTTAGTAAACTATACAATGCAGTGTTCTACTAGTAGCTAAACTACATAATACAGACTTGTACAGCTGGGCAACATTGTGGATACATAGCTACAACATTTACAGCTAAGCACACTGGTAAAATTCCTCCAGTATCAACATCATGATGCTTCCTGTCCAAAAATTGCTAGAAGTGCTCTTACGAGATGACATAGTCTGAATTTTATGGGAAATGTGGTAATATGTAAGATGCAGGTAAACTGAGATTTCCCCACCTTCATGGCTAGTAAAAATGCCCACTGGGGTCTGTTCAGTAACTCTTTGGCTCACCACAGacaggtttcctttttttgaggTGGAGAAATCTGTATGGCTGACATACATGGGATTATTGCCTCTACAGCAGTTCAGAAAAACCAGCACTCACTCTCCCTGTTGATAATGAACCACATGATGTGTTCATACTTTAGCGAGATGCTGTTTACCCCAGAAATGTAGCATTTAGGGATATTAATCCTAATTTCTCCTGTAATTGCACAGACTTCCTCTGTTCTAGATTTCTGGCAGAAAGATTACATACCTTATTATAGTCAAAGCCATAATGAGACAGGAACTGAATGCTAGATGCAGAGAGGGCAAATTCAACATCCGTAACTCCCCATgttgaaggaaagagaaaaaagttgtaTGAATGTACCACATACctacaatgaaaagaaaaatatgtctaGAAGGTAATTGTAAGAAATAACTCCTCGCAAGAGAATTCTGCATAAAATCTCAACTGCACTGTCATAATTAagacagaaaactgctttttaactTACTTGTTCGAATTTTCATTTGAGAATATTGCCAGCCCTGCAAGAGAGAGAAATCTCTGTTGAAATGGCAATGTTTAGCTAGATGTCTACAGATACTGTGAAAATTAGATAATGGCTGTAgggatcccccccccccccccccccccccgatggAGTACATGTTTTCCATTCACTAACACCACAATGCAAATCTTAACAGCAACTGCCAGGCCACTCCCCTGCTCCCTGAAAGTGAAACAGGGACAAGCTTTTAGTGTTAAGTGGGAGAAGGAATAGAGTCTGATAAAATAGCAAATAGACTGAGCATTGGGTGAGAAGAGGCGAGTTGGTGATGAAAATCTCCAACTATGCATACATAGGTCTGTGGGTCCAACTACACCACAAAAGGGTTTGGAAGGAGCTAGGCACCACAGAGGactgaaacatgttttttaCCACTtaggttcttttttttctattaatccCTAAAAAGCACATTAAGATCTTACATAGCCTAAGTCTTTGAACAATATTTTAAGCGGTTTTGGAGCCGATTTCTTGACCTCTAACTGGTTCTTAACCGTTAATAACCCTCCTCTACCACCACAGGCCCTTTCTtaagctgatatttttttttttatttaggaatATCAGAAATACTAGCCTTCATGTTCTTCTAACAGTCCCCTTACTCATACACTACACCAACTGCCACAGCTTTGACTAGGAGCTTGTCCCCTGCTTCTTGCTTGCATCCTGTTTTAAAAGCCCTGTATTAGTACCTGCCATCTTTAAATATGAACAACTTTAGACCAGTAAAAAGTATATGGCCCACCCGACTCTACATTATTTAAAGTACTGAAAAGTTGATATAATTCAAACATcagagtgaaaataaaaaaaaaaaccaaaacctaccACAGCAAACAAATGTCTCTGTAACAAGTGAATTAAAAccaccagcacctgcagggCCTGCCAGCTTGCAAAAGGGCAGCTCCCACTAAGACCTCGGGAGATTATTTTCTGTGTCAGAACAGCACTTACCAAGCTGAGTAACAGTGAAGCGCTGAATGCTCTGCCTGGCCTTCAAGTACAGTTCCACAGGGGAATCAAACAGGCTAcgaacaaaaccagaattggAGGGAATGGAAACAAGGAGGTTTGCAAATACACAGGCAGCTCTCCCAGAGCTAGAGCAACAAGTACCCCTCACATTTCCAGCCCAACAGCTTTTACCTGGGCTTGTTATTTTGGGTGGCAGTTGAATGTAACCCAGTAAACTCCATATCAATGGCTGGGACgtggaaaggaaacaaaaaaaaatatgaaatacgAAGCAGGTACTTTGCCAGCATCAGAACAAGAATCTCCAGAACACCTCTCTATGCCGTAACCTGTGTCAAACCCACAGCTCAAGAAAAAAGGCAACTGAGATGAGAGTGTGTATAGTTAACACACACCACGACCCCCAGCTCACTGCGCTGCGGCCAGCACGGCAGAGGGCTCGCTCCCCACCGCCGCTGCCCGCTTTAACGCCCAGCGCCCCAGAGCTCGCCCTACGTGTACACACCAGCGCCATTATCTGCGCAAATACGCCTCAGCGCCAGCCACGCCGGAGCCTGGCCCTGCGCCAAGCGGCTCGCAGACAGCGGGGACCCAGCCGAGAGCCCCCCGGCCGCGGCTCACCCAGGAAGGCGGCGCGGCGGACGCGGCCCCGCAGACGCGGCAGGCGCCGCTCGAAGGCGGCCGCCCCCATCTCCATGGCGGGCTccgcgctgccccggccctgcgcGCCTGCGCACACCGCCGCCGGGGCGACCCTCGCCCGGATTTAAGGAATCAGGCGGGCCGCAGCCATGGGAAGCGCAGGCTGAGCCGGGCGGGAGGGGACGGGACGGGGCAGCCGCCGGGCACTGAAGGCGGGAGGGTGAGGCTGGAAGCGTACGAGGCCGGGGAGCCGCCGCGCGGGGCCCTCACTCGCGCCGCCTCATCTTCGCCAGTAAAGCTCGGGCAGCTACGCCGTCCCCGAGCCATTGAACATTACGAAACGGCACCAGCTGCTAGGTAAATTAAACGCAGTAAAACACCAGGATGATTTTTAAGAACGCTCCGGATTCAGCCGCTGGCGGAGAGGAGCGCGCCGAGCCGGAGCCCGGGCCCCGCTGAGAGGGGCCGCGCCGGGagcgccgccggccccgggcaggggaggggagctgAGCTGGCGGCACCGGCCGGCGGCCACACGGCGGGACACGCAAAGGGAAAGGGGCTTCTTACCCCCTGCGGCTGGCATTTGTGCTGCTTCCCTCCTAGACGGGTGGGGCTGAAGCAGTTCAGACCTAAGGGGCTGCGAGAAAGCTGCAGGGATGAGTTGGGGGAGTTTGATCTTTTTACCAAATGTAGCACATAACTTTATTACGATTCTAAACATTGACATGATTACTGTATTTCGCTAAATTAGACTGGCAGTGTACAGGGATCGAGTATCTAAGCATTTCCAGGGTTCAGGTTagaacaaatgcaaaatcaagTATGAAAAATAGAACATACTTTAAAATTCCTGAATTCTTAAGTAAATTCTGTTAACCTGTCCAGCTGAACTATGGCAACAGTTTATTCTAGCCTTAAAGGTGTCGATAATTTTAGGATCAAGAATATGACATAGTCCCgtccatttaaaaacattttattgtaaGACGTCACATTCCAactttttccagctctgaacCTTCACTGTGCTGCTACGTGCACCTAAAGAAGTGATCGTTGTTCCATGGAAGGTTTTCCCAACAGTCTCCATTTTACCGATAGATTCTTTGTGGCTCACGCAGAACGACACCACCCTCCTCCATAGCTTTTTCAAATTCCTGAATCTTGTTTAAAAGATAGAgacacaaataaatacaaagaaaaagcaattggCACCAGAATACCAACAGGGACATGTTACATGGAAGGGCAGAGGTTAACAGTCTCACTGAAGCATAATTCCAGGAACCGCAGCTTGTCAAAGCTACCCTTTTGAGCATTGCAAGAAGGGATTGTCAAGCCACGTAAGCAAATTAATGGTGAAGTAAAATTAATGcttaaaaaggaacaaagagCCAAATAAGTGTAAGGAGATGGGTACTTGCCGAGTCACAGCGACGCTCCCAGGGGATAACAGCTTTGAAGTTCACAAAGTTGATTCCTGCTTCCAAACACCGCTGCGCCATTACGCGGCCAAGGTTTTTGCATGCTGCTACTCCCTTAGGACTATATAGGTGTCTCTTTATGGCCCACTCTCGGGTAGAGGCAGATACCACAATATCCCCATTGGGGCGCTCAACAAAGGCTTCTACATAATGCTGTGTGCGCTCAAGCCGTAATCTGGGTGCAGGGAAGAAATAACATGGGATTGTGATGTCTTTTCCAGATGCAAAGAGagaacacacacaaatgctAAAAGGCATTAAGTGATTCACTTCATGAAATGGAATGTACTAGAACTATTAATGTAATAATGAATTCTTAATATTGCTTTTATTACCTAGGATTTTGCTTATTGGGACATAAAATAGGACTCATTATTAGTTCAGTAGAGCGAAATTCCAAGAGCAACTTTTCACTTGTTACTCAGGTGCACAGTCCTACACCAACTCACGCCAGCACTCCAAACCAAGCACTGTACACCTGCACGGCGTGCTGCAGTGATCTATTACCCAGATCAAGGAAACTGCTCCAgcagaaatgtaatttcaagTTTGCTACGCAGTCTCTTACAGGCTTGTGCTTACATGGCAAATTAACTTGTCAGGATCGGCAAGTGATCAAGCAGGACTTCTTAAGCCATAACACACAACTAAAGTATTGGGAGCAACTATTTCTTACTGTACTGAGACAATATCAGATTTCCAAGTATGAACACATTGGACATACTTCTCAcctcaaaataaattattttgaatgctCAAGTTAAGAACTACTTAATGcaatcagcattaaaaaaaaaaaacaaactgcccaacacaaaacccacatacacacccacccacccaccagaTGATTACAGTGCCTCAAATAAAACAATGATGCATGGTCAGCACAGGACTAGGAGAATCCCAAGTCAAATGGCAGTTGCTTAAGCCATGTTACTGCTACCTTAACAGGAGATGGAAAGATCTTCACCGCATATGCCAACTTTAACATGATGCTAGCCTACTGTTCTCTGAACACAAAAGATACCTAGAATAAGAACAACTAAGGGGGCAACTGATTCAGCAACCCAAAAAGCATATTTTGTAGTATTTCCACCTGGTGttttttctggggtttggttttgttttgtttgttttcatttggagtCTTAATTTCTGCTGGTGACCTTCTGACTCACCTATGCCAGAATTCACGCTTTGGCCATGTCGTCTTCCAGCCACGCTCCTTCCTAGCCAGGGCCAACTGCTCCAAGTTCCGAGGATTCCTGTTAGTAAAGTCTGGGGCAACAACCTCATTTTCGCTTGTGTCCGCTTCGGTCTCAATTTTGAGACTGGCTGTAGTtgacacaaaagaaaaactttgggggaaagcaggaaaaagatcccacagacttaaaaaaaatataaagtagT
Proteins encoded:
- the MRPL18 gene encoding 39S ribosomal protein L18, mitochondrial; the protein is MALSSRTCLLLVASRLQARGAASLKIETEADTSENEVVAPDFTNRNPRNLEQLALARKERGWKTTWPKREFWHRLRLERTQHYVEAFVERPNGDIVVSASTREWAIKRHLYSPKGVAACKNLGRVMAQRCLEAGINFVNFKAVIPWERRCDSIQEFEKAMEEGGVVLREPQRIYR